In the genome of Natronomonas salina, the window GTCGAGTTCAACCCGCCGGAGGAGGAGGGCGTCTGCGACGAGTGCGGCGGCGAGCTGATCCAGCGCGACGACGACAACGAGGAGACCGTCAAGGAGCGGCTGAACGTCTTCGAGGAGAACACCCAGCCGGTCATCGACTACTACGAGGACGAGGGCGAACTCGCCCGCATCGACGGCGAGGGGACCCCCGACGAGGTCTGGTCGGAGCTGCGGTCGGCCATCGAGGACGCGACCTGACGCGGACCGCTCACTCTTCTCCCAGCGACCCCGTTCCCCACCCGCAAGACCGTAGTAGCCCCCCGCCGAAGTGTCGACGATGCGACGACTGCTGGCCGTCCTGGCGCTGTGTACGCTGCTCGCCACCGCGGGCTGTACCGACGCGGGGATCGGCCTCGAGCCGACCGATTCGACCGAGGGGACGGAGACCCCGCTCCAGACGCCCGACTCGACCTCGTCGCCCGACGGTGATGGCGACGACGGGACCGGCGCGGAGGGCGAGCTGTCGGTCCACTACATCAACGTGGGGCAGGCCGACGCCACGCTGCTAATCTCTCCAGAGGGCGAGACGATGCTGATCGACTCCGGCGACTGGCGCAACGACGGCGAGACCGTCATCGACTACCTCGAGGCCCGCGGCGTCGACCGGATCGACCACCTGGTGTCGACGCACGCCCACGCCGACCACATCGGCGGCCACGCGGCGGTCATCGACCACTTCGAGACCGAGAAGGACGGCGTCGGCGCGGTCTACGACAGTGGTGTGGTCCACACCTCCCAGACCTACGAGAACTACCTGGACGCCGTCGAGCGCCACGACGTCACGCTGTACGAGGTCGCCGATGGCGACGAGATTCCCTTCCCCGGGACCGCGACTACCGTGCGCAACCCGGTAGAACCGGGCGGCGACGACCTGCACGCCAACGGCGTCGTCCTCGACGTCCGGTTCGGCGAGACGACGTTCCTGTTCACCGGCGACGCGGAGGGCCCCGTCGAGGACCGGCTGGTCGACGACTACGGCGACGACCTCGACGCCGACGTCTACCAGGCCGGCCACCACGGCTCCGAGACCTCCTCCTCGGCGTCGTTCCTGGGCGCCGTCGACCCGGAGGTCGCGGTCGTCTCGTCGGGCTACGACTCCCAGTACGGCCACCCGCACGACGAACCGCTCCAGCGGTTCGCCGAACGGGACACCAGGACGACCTGGACTGCGACCCACGGCACGACGGTCGTCGTCAGCGACGGCTCGGCGCTCTCCGTCCGGACCCAGCACGACGTCACGACCGACCCGCTGGAGCTACGCGACGCCGGCGAAGCGACGGCGGACCCGAGCGACGCCACCGAGGAGCGGTTCACCGTCGGCGGGACGAACGACCGGCTGGCGCCGCCCGCGCCGGCTGGGGCGGTCGCTGCGGCGGGAGGCTGACATGACACTGGATGGAACCTACGCGGCGACGGTCGACAGGATCGAGGAGGGTCGGGCGGTCCTCCTCGTCGAATCGGACGGCGAGACAGTCGCGGAGCGGCACCTCCCCGAGGCGTCCCTCCCGGAGGGCGCCGGCGAGGGCGCGGTCCTGGAGTTGGACTTCGAGTCGGGCGACCTCGAGGACGTCGAGTACCGGCCCGAGGAGACCGAGGACCGCCGCGAGCGCATGCGCGAGAAGTTCGACCGGCTGT includes:
- a CDS encoding DUF3006 domain-containing protein, producing the protein MTLDGTYAATVDRIEEGRAVLLVESDGETVAERHLPEASLPEGAGEGAVLELDFESGDLEDVEYRPEETEDRRERMREKFDRLSRRLGDDEE
- a CDS encoding ComEC/Rec2 family competence protein is translated as MRRLLAVLALCTLLATAGCTDAGIGLEPTDSTEGTETPLQTPDSTSSPDGDGDDGTGAEGELSVHYINVGQADATLLISPEGETMLIDSGDWRNDGETVIDYLEARGVDRIDHLVSTHAHADHIGGHAAVIDHFETEKDGVGAVYDSGVVHTSQTYENYLDAVERHDVTLYEVADGDEIPFPGTATTVRNPVEPGGDDLHANGVVLDVRFGETTFLFTGDAEGPVEDRLVDDYGDDLDADVYQAGHHGSETSSSASFLGAVDPEVAVVSSGYDSQYGHPHDEPLQRFAERDTRTTWTATHGTTVVVSDGSALSVRTQHDVTTDPLELRDAGEATADPSDATEERFTVGGTNDRLAPPAPAGAVAAAGG